The nucleotide sequence AAGGAGCCGTCGTACCGATGCCAGGCGATTTCGCGTCGGGACCCCATCGCGGACGATTTCATCCGCTCGATGGCCAGCTATACGTCACTGGCATGGCGGGCTGGGGGACCTACACGCATGAGGATGGCGCCTTTGAGCGCGTGCGATACAGCGGCGGGCGAGTGCAATTGCCGGTTGCTTTTCATGTGCACGAAAACGGCGTGATGCTGCGGTTCAGCCAACCGCTTGATACGAAAATCGCTAACCAAGTGGCCAACCAATTCGCGCAGGTGTGGAATTACCGCTTCAGCGGCGCTTATGGTTCGGCGGAATACGCGCCCTCGCACCCCGGTCTGGTTGGGCATGATCGGCTGTCGATCACTGGCTCTAAGATCGTGGGTGACGGCAGGAGCCTGTTTCTGGAAATGCCCGACTTGCAGCCGGTCAATCAGCTGCACCTACGTTTGCGCGTTGACGCAGGCAAGCCGTGCGAGCTCTTCGCCACCGTTCATGCCCTCGACAAGCCCTTCGCCGATTTTCCAGAATATCGACCCGTCGCGAAGTCCGTGGCCGCACATCCGCTTTTGGCCGATATGGTTACCCTCAGCAAGGCGGCGCCGCAAAATCCCTGGCGCGTTGCGATTGCCGATGCGCAACCCGTGACTATTGAAGCGGGCAAGAACCTGACCTTTGCCACGCGCACCGTCGCCGTGCCTGCGGGAAAATCGATCAAGCTCACCTTCACCAACCCCGACGTCGTGCCGCACAATTGGGTTTTGCTCAAGCCGGGCAGCCTGTTACGTGTGGGCGAAACGGTCAATCGCTTGGTGGCGGACCCTGAAGCCGCGCTGCGGCAATATGTGCCCCCCTCGGACGATGTGGTCGCTTACACGGATATCGCTCCGCCGGGCGAGAAGTTCACGATTTACTTTCGTGCGCCGGAAATGCCGGGCCGCTATCCGTTTCTTTGTTCCTTCCCCGGTCACTGGATGGTGATGAACGGGCAATTGATCGTCGAGTAAAACGCGAAACGCTTCACGCCGCGAAGCCGATTTACGCGTGGGCAGTTGGCGAATACGAGTGTCAATCCGCTTGTGCGGTTGTCCGTACCAGTGAGTACTTCCGCATGGGTGGTTGATTCAGCTCGAAAATCTTGTCCTCGATCTTTTTCGAAGCGACGTCGTCTTCGGCAATGCGCTGATCCATGTGACGAATCTGCTGCTCGGCCTTGTTCAGGCAATCACGGCACT is from Pirellulales bacterium and encodes:
- a CDS encoding plastocyanin/azurin family copper-binding protein yields the protein GAVVPMPGDFASGPHRGRFHPLDGQLYVTGMAGWGTYTHEDGAFERVRYSGGRVQLPVAFHVHENGVMLRFSQPLDTKIANQVANQFAQVWNYRFSGAYGSAEYAPSHPGLVGHDRLSITGSKIVGDGRSLFLEMPDLQPVNQLHLRLRVDAGKPCELFATVHALDKPFADFPEYRPVAKSVAAHPLLADMVTLSKAAPQNPWRVAIADAQPVTIEAGKNLTFATRTVAVPAGKSIKLTFTNPDVVPHNWVLLKPGSLLRVGETVNRLVADPEAALRQYVPPSDDVVAYTDIAPPGEKFTIYFRAPEMPGRYPFLCSFPGHWMVMNGQLIVE